A stretch of Acidovorax sp. RAC01 DNA encodes these proteins:
- a CDS encoding penicillin-binding protein 1A — protein MASLLLTFKTRLAGWFSFIPHPLRPVLGWALLAGPAAVLLYALALVPFTPSTADIRKAKSELPAQLMSADGKLLAEYRWANREWVELNQISPNVIDALIATEDHRFYGHFGLDWRRTAASVVHTLRGDPQGGSTITQQLARNLFPEEIGRSRTITRKLKEAITALKIEASYSKEEILETYLNTVPFLYNAYGIEMAARTYFDKSADKLNVLESATLIGMLKGTAYYNPVLNPDRALSRRNTVLGQMLKHGKLDQKQFDALQKRPLRVNFERQTEVMGPAPHFAMQLRKQLIAWADSNGYSLYADGLVIRTTIDSRLQAFANQAVARQGRQLQSVADAAWSQKNGWVPGNELIQTLVRETTQYREAVEKGEPADEVLKALLADTSFMQKLRAEKTRVQAGFMAQDPVTGHVLAWVGSRDFGVDPFDHVQAARRQPGSTFKPFVYGAAFAQGASPDDVLMDTAVEIPLGGGRVWRPTDGGPPSDAPMSLAEGLALSKNTITAQVMQQVGPARVAEVARALGVRQSPLEEVPSLALGTSPVTLKEMVSAYSSIVNLGRYIEPVLITQIEDRHGKVLETFARPVAEEVFSPRAAQTLRNTMRGAVDRGTAAAIRSRYGIQADVAGKTGTTQDNTDGWFILMHARVVAGAWAGFNDGRITLRSDAWGQGARSALPMVGDFMQQALRTRVISNTDRFVDEFATQPEAPPADAPLNTMRDWLRGLFGGGDGSAPVPVPPPAWPGGPVQRPQGDGRLPPVTTDPGYPSGPPVPAEERIGG, from the coding sequence ATGGCATCCCTCTTGCTGACCTTCAAGACCCGGCTGGCGGGCTGGTTCAGCTTCATTCCGCACCCGCTGCGCCCCGTGCTGGGCTGGGCCCTGCTGGCCGGGCCTGCAGCGGTGCTGCTGTATGCGCTGGCGCTGGTGCCGTTCACCCCGTCCACCGCCGACATCCGCAAGGCCAAGAGCGAGCTGCCGGCGCAGCTCATGTCGGCCGACGGCAAACTGCTGGCCGAGTACCGCTGGGCGAACCGCGAATGGGTGGAACTGAACCAGATCTCTCCCAACGTCATCGACGCGCTGATCGCCACCGAAGACCACCGGTTTTACGGCCACTTCGGGCTGGACTGGCGGCGCACCGCGGCGTCGGTGGTGCACACGCTGCGCGGTGATCCGCAGGGCGGCTCCACCATCACCCAGCAGCTGGCGCGCAATCTGTTTCCTGAGGAAATCGGCCGCTCGCGCACCATCACGCGCAAGCTCAAGGAGGCGATCACCGCGCTCAAGATCGAGGCCTCGTACTCCAAGGAAGAAATCCTGGAGACGTACCTCAACACCGTGCCGTTTCTGTACAACGCCTACGGCATCGAGATGGCCGCGCGCACGTATTTCGACAAGTCGGCCGACAAGCTCAACGTGCTGGAAAGCGCCACGCTGATCGGCATGCTCAAGGGCACGGCCTACTACAACCCCGTGCTCAACCCCGACCGCGCGCTTTCCCGGCGCAACACGGTGCTGGGGCAGATGCTCAAGCACGGCAAACTCGACCAGAAGCAGTTCGATGCCCTGCAAAAGCGCCCCCTGCGCGTGAACTTCGAGCGCCAGACCGAGGTGATGGGCCCGGCCCCGCACTTTGCGATGCAGCTGCGCAAGCAGCTCATTGCCTGGGCCGACAGCAACGGCTACAGCCTGTATGCCGACGGGCTGGTGATCCGCACCACCATCGACTCGCGCCTGCAGGCCTTTGCCAACCAGGCCGTGGCGCGGCAGGGGCGGCAGTTGCAGTCGGTGGCCGATGCCGCTTGGTCGCAGAAAAACGGCTGGGTGCCGGGCAACGAGCTTATCCAGACGCTGGTGCGTGAAACGACCCAGTACCGCGAGGCGGTGGAAAAAGGCGAGCCGGCCGACGAGGTGTTGAAGGCACTGCTGGCTGACACCAGCTTCATGCAAAAGCTGCGCGCCGAAAAGACGCGCGTGCAGGCCGGCTTCATGGCGCAAGACCCGGTCACCGGCCATGTGCTGGCCTGGGTGGGCAGCCGCGACTTTGGCGTGGACCCGTTCGACCATGTGCAGGCCGCCCGCCGCCAGCCGGGCTCCACCTTCAAGCCGTTTGTGTATGGCGCGGCCTTTGCGCAGGGGGCATCGCCCGATGACGTGCTGATGGACACCGCGGTGGAGATCCCGCTGGGTGGCGGCCGCGTGTGGCGACCTACCGATGGCGGCCCGCCCAGTGATGCGCCGATGTCGCTGGCCGAGGGCCTCGCGCTGTCCAAGAACACCATCACCGCGCAGGTGATGCAGCAGGTGGGCCCGGCCCGCGTGGCGGAGGTGGCGCGGGCACTGGGCGTGCGCCAGTCGCCGCTGGAAGAAGTGCCATCGCTGGCCCTGGGCACCAGCCCGGTCACGCTCAAGGAAATGGTGTCGGCCTACAGCTCCATCGTGAACCTGGGCCGCTACATCGAGCCCGTGCTCATCACCCAGATCGAAGACCGCCACGGCAAGGTGCTGGAAACCTTTGCCAGGCCCGTGGCCGAAGAGGTGTTCTCGCCCCGCGCGGCGCAAACCCTGCGCAACACCATGCGCGGCGCGGTAGACCGGGGTACGGCCGCTGCCATCCGCTCGCGCTACGGCATCCAGGCCGACGTGGCGGGCAAGACGGGTACCACGCAGGACAACACCGACGGCTGGTTCATCCTCATGCACGCCCGCGTGGTGGCCGGGGCCTGGGCGGGTTTCAACGATGGCCGCATCACCCTGCGCAGCGACGCCTGGGGGCAGGGCGCCCGCAGCGCACTGCCCATGGTGGGCGACTTCATGCAGCAGGCGCTGCGCACCAGGGTGATCAGCAACACCGACCGGTTTGTGGACGAGTTTGCGACCCAGCCGGAGGCACCACCGGCCGATGCCCCGCTGAACACGATGCGCGACTGGCTGCGCGGCCTGTTTGGGGGCGGTGACGGTTCCGCGCCCGTGCCGGTGCCACCGCCTGCGTGGCCCGGTGGCCCCGTGCAGCGCCCGCAAGGCGACGGGCGGCTGCCGCCCGTGACCACCGACCCTGGCTACCCCTCGGGCCCACCGGTTCCGGCGGAAGAGCGCATCGGCGGGTGA
- a CDS encoding NUDIX hydrolase — MTYRSPIKHCRDCGTAVAYRLPDDGDTKLRAVCPACGLVHYENPLNVVGTVPVLDDGRVLLCKRNIEPRWGKWTLPAGFMELDETTAQGAARETDEEAGAQIEIGPLFSLLNVRRVGQVHLFYQARLLSDQFNPGHETIEARLFEEHDVPWDEIAFRTVKETLEAYFADRKAGAIGLHCIDID, encoded by the coding sequence ATGACCTACCGCAGCCCCATCAAACACTGCCGCGACTGCGGCACCGCCGTGGCGTACCGCCTGCCCGACGATGGCGACACCAAGCTGCGTGCCGTGTGCCCCGCCTGCGGACTGGTGCACTACGAGAACCCGCTGAACGTGGTGGGCACGGTGCCGGTGCTCGATGACGGGCGCGTACTGCTGTGCAAGCGCAACATCGAGCCGCGCTGGGGCAAGTGGACGCTGCCTGCCGGGTTCATGGAACTCGATGAAACCACCGCCCAGGGCGCCGCCCGCGAGACGGACGAGGAGGCCGGTGCCCAGATCGAGATCGGCCCGCTGTTCAGCCTGCTCAACGTGCGCCGCGTGGGGCAGGTTCACCTGTTCTACCAGGCCCGGCTGCTCAGCGACCAGTTCAACCCCGGCCATGAGACCATCGAGGCGCGCCTGTTTGAAGAGCACGACGTACCGTGGGACGAGATTGCGTTTCGCACCGTGAAGGAGACGCTGGAGGCGTACTTTGCCGACCGCAAGGCCGGGGCCATCGGGCTGCACTGCATCGATATCGACTGA
- a CDS encoding fumarylacetoacetate hydrolase family protein, with protein sequence MSYVFSPAPVVSVPVVGIADRFPVHRIYCVGRNYEEHAKEMGFTGREPPFFFMKPADALVVVNAGETGQLPYPSLTANLHHEIELVVAIGKGGKNIAAADAFPHIYGYAVGLDMTRRDLQGEMKKQGRPWCIGKGFDASAPIGPITPAAQAGDVGKAAIWLQVNGADRQRSNVSQLIWNIAETIEHLSAAWELQPGDLIYTGTPEGVGAVVRGDTLDGGVDGLGSLRLTVV encoded by the coding sequence ATGAGCTATGTGTTTTCTCCCGCGCCGGTGGTCAGCGTGCCCGTGGTGGGCATTGCCGACCGCTTCCCCGTGCACCGCATCTACTGCGTGGGCCGCAACTATGAAGAGCACGCCAAGGAAATGGGCTTTACCGGCCGCGAGCCGCCGTTTTTCTTCATGAAGCCGGCCGATGCGCTGGTGGTGGTCAACGCGGGTGAAACCGGCCAGCTGCCCTACCCCAGCCTCACCGCCAACCTGCACCACGAGATCGAACTGGTGGTGGCCATCGGTAAGGGAGGAAAGAACATTGCTGCCGCCGATGCGTTCCCGCACATCTACGGCTATGCGGTGGGCCTCGATATGACCCGGCGCGACCTGCAGGGCGAGATGAAAAAGCAGGGCCGCCCCTGGTGCATCGGCAAGGGCTTTGACGCCAGCGCGCCCATCGGGCCCATCACCCCGGCCGCGCAGGCAGGTGATGTGGGCAAGGCCGCCATCTGGCTGCAGGTCAACGGCGCAGACCGCCAGCGCAGCAACGTGAGCCAGCTCATCTGGAACATTGCAGAAACCATCGAGCACCTGTCGGCCGCCTGGGAGCTGCAGCCCGGCGATCTGATCTACACCGGCACGCCCGAAGGCGTAGGTGCCGTGGTGCGCGGCGACACGCTCGACGGTGGCGTGGACGGCCTGGGCAGCCTGCGCCTGACAGTGGTGTGA
- a CDS encoding MarR family winged helix-turn-helix transcriptional regulator, which produces MAKSFDFQNTPGHLVRRAHQRTVALFMEETAGFDVTPVQFAILHELLAQPGEDQVTLASRVAFDAATSGSVIGRLEKRGWIRREPDTRDRRRKLLWITPEGEVAALQMRAAAERVQERLTAPLNTDERAQLMALLTKVVYQHQDPAGTSGA; this is translated from the coding sequence ATGGCAAAGAGCTTCGACTTCCAAAACACGCCAGGGCACTTGGTGCGCCGCGCCCACCAGCGCACGGTGGCGCTTTTCATGGAAGAAACCGCGGGTTTTGACGTGACGCCGGTGCAGTTCGCCATCCTGCACGAGCTGCTGGCCCAGCCCGGGGAAGACCAGGTCACGCTGGCATCGCGGGTGGCGTTTGATGCGGCCACGTCAGGGTCGGTGATCGGGCGGCTTGAAAAGCGCGGCTGGATCCGTCGCGAGCCCGACACCCGCGACCGCCGCCGCAAGCTGCTGTGGATCACCCCCGAAGGCGAGGTGGCCGCCCTGCAGATGCGCGCCGCCGCCGAGCGCGTTCAGGAGCGCCTGACCGCACCGCTCAACACCGACGAACGCGCCCAGCTGATGGCCCTGCTGACCAAGGTGGTCTACCAGCACCAGGATCCGGCCGGCACCTCCGGCGCCTGA
- the maiA gene encoding maleylacetoacetate isomerase: protein MQLYNYFRSSASFRVRIALEIKGLGYDYIPVHLVKGEHRDPAYLERVGDALVPTLVTDGGAALSQSMAIIEYLEDTHPTPALLPSTPLARARVRALAQMVACDIHPINNLRVLKYLVHELKVTEDAKTAWYRHWVRSGLEAFERQLQLLADERSSQGLAPSVLCWGDTPTLADCCLVPQVFNGQRFNVDLGGLPLTMGAFEACMALPAFQRAQPSSCPDNEA, encoded by the coding sequence ATGCAGCTGTACAACTATTTCCGATCTTCAGCCTCGTTTCGCGTGCGCATCGCGCTGGAAATCAAGGGTCTGGGCTACGACTACATCCCCGTGCACCTGGTCAAGGGCGAGCACCGCGACCCCGCCTACCTGGAGCGCGTGGGCGATGCGCTGGTACCCACGCTGGTCACGGACGGCGGCGCGGCACTATCGCAGTCGATGGCCATCATCGAATACCTGGAAGACACCCACCCCACGCCCGCGCTGCTGCCTTCCACGCCGCTGGCCCGTGCACGGGTGCGCGCTTTGGCGCAGATGGTGGCGTGCGACATCCACCCCATCAACAACCTGCGCGTGCTGAAGTACCTGGTGCACGAGCTGAAGGTGACCGAAGACGCCAAGACAGCGTGGTACCGCCACTGGGTGCGCAGCGGGCTGGAGGCCTTTGAGCGTCAGCTGCAGCTGCTGGCCGATGAACGCAGCTCGCAGGGCCTGGCGCCTTCGGTGCTCTGCTGGGGCGACACGCCCACGCTGGCCGACTGCTGCCTGGTGCCGCAGGTCTTCAACGGCCAGCGCTTCAATGTGGACCTGGGCGGCCTGCCGCTGACCATGGGCGCGTTCGAGGCCTGCATGGCGCTACCGGCCTTCCAGCGGGCCCAGCCCTCGTCTTGTCCGGACAACGAGGCGTGA
- a CDS encoding polyphenol oxidase family protein, giving the protein MPVDWLTPNWPAPAGVHALCTARSGGVSTGPYASCNLGDHVGDDPAAVQANRTRLTDALRLVTPGASPVFLKQVHGNGVVALVPSTADGAEADACVTTSAGVACTIMVADCLPVLLTHTSGAVVAAAHAGWRGLAGQGAAQHPQGVLEAVFERFSALGLDLIAPDAISKLATEGKPASSAVAAETLAWLGPCIGPSAFEVGGEVREAFCATNPAAAACFVPRAEHPGKFLCDLAGLARLRLQALGITRIYGNNSSAPWCTVTNASRFFSHRHGSAHGGGSGRFAACIWKG; this is encoded by the coding sequence CTGCCCGTGGACTGGCTGACGCCCAACTGGCCCGCGCCTGCGGGCGTGCACGCGCTGTGCACCGCGCGCAGCGGCGGCGTCAGCACCGGGCCCTATGCCAGCTGCAATCTTGGCGACCATGTGGGGGACGACCCCGCTGCCGTGCAGGCCAACCGCACGCGGCTGACGGACGCGCTGCGCTTGGTGACCCCCGGGGCATCGCCGGTGTTTCTCAAGCAGGTGCACGGCAACGGCGTGGTGGCCCTTGTGCCGAGCACGGCCGATGGTGCCGAGGCCGACGCCTGCGTGACCACCTCGGCAGGCGTGGCCTGCACCATCATGGTGGCCGACTGCCTGCCCGTGCTGCTGACCCACACCTCAGGCGCCGTGGTGGCCGCAGCCCATGCAGGCTGGCGCGGGCTGGCCGGGCAGGGCGCTGCTCAGCATCCTCAGGGGGTACTGGAGGCGGTTTTTGAACGTTTTAGTGCCCTGGGGCTTGATTTGATTGCCCCTGATGCTATCAGTAAACTAGCAACAGAGGGCAAGCCGGCAAGCAGCGCAGTGGCCGCTGAAACGCTGGCCTGGCTGGGCCCGTGCATCGGGCCCAGCGCGTTTGAGGTGGGCGGTGAAGTGCGCGAGGCGTTTTGCGCCACCAACCCTGCCGCTGCGGCCTGCTTCGTGCCCCGCGCTGAACACCCGGGCAAGTTCCTGTGTGACCTGGCGGGCCTGGCACGGCTGCGGCTGCAGGCGCTGGGCATCACCCGCATCTACGGCAACAACAGCAGTGCGCCGTGGTGCACGGTCACCAACGCTTCACGGTTCTTTTCGCACCGCCACGGCAGCGCCCACGGCGGGGGCAGCGGGCGCTTCGCTGCCTGCATCTGGAAGGGGTGA
- a CDS encoding PHA/PHB synthase family protein: MTTESPWGQSAQQFQQIFGQGWAQALQSLQKLDAGAPIPAAPPIKFAPERLQELQQQYLKEAQDLWAQGLQGKAEIKDRRFAGDGWASNPVAAFSAAAYLLNARTLMGLADAVEGDEKTRARIRFGVEQWMAAMAPSNYLAFNVEAQKKAIETKGESIAKGMQNLLHDITQGHVSMTDESLFEVGRNVATTEGAVVFENELFQLLEYKPLTAKVYERPFLLVPPCINKFYILDLQPENSLIRYAVEQGHRTFVVSWRNPDASLSHKTWDDYVEDGAMAAVDVVQNITGAEQINALGFCVGGTILSNALAVFAARGDEPVASATFLTTLIDFTDTGILDVFIDEAFVKFREMQMGSGGLMKGQDLASTFSFLRPNDLVWNYVVGNYLKGETPPPFDLLYWNSDSTNLPGPFYAWYLRNFYLENKLVQPGALTVCGEKLDLNNLDLPVYIYGSREDHIVPATAAYASTQVLPGKKRFVMGASGHIAGVINPPAKGKRSHWIRADGKFPGTLDEWLAGATEHPGSWWTDWSSWLKGHAGKQIAAPKTYGKGTKFKAIEPAPGSYVKQKA; this comes from the coding sequence ATGACGACCGAATCACCCTGGGGCCAGAGCGCCCAGCAGTTCCAGCAGATTTTCGGGCAAGGCTGGGCGCAGGCACTGCAATCGCTGCAGAAACTCGACGCAGGTGCGCCAATACCGGCGGCCCCGCCCATCAAGTTCGCCCCCGAGCGGCTTCAGGAACTGCAGCAGCAGTATCTCAAGGAAGCCCAGGACCTGTGGGCGCAGGGCCTTCAGGGCAAGGCCGAGATCAAGGACCGCCGCTTTGCCGGCGACGGCTGGGCCAGCAACCCGGTGGCGGCCTTTTCAGCCGCGGCCTACCTGCTCAACGCCCGCACGCTGATGGGGCTGGCCGACGCAGTCGAAGGCGATGAAAAGACCCGTGCGCGCATCCGTTTCGGGGTGGAGCAGTGGATGGCGGCCATGGCCCCCAGCAACTACCTGGCCTTCAACGTCGAGGCGCAAAAGAAGGCCATCGAAACCAAGGGCGAGAGCATCGCCAAGGGGATGCAGAACCTGCTGCACGACATCACGCAGGGCCACGTCTCGATGACGGACGAGAGCCTGTTCGAGGTGGGTCGCAATGTGGCCACCACCGAAGGCGCGGTGGTGTTTGAGAACGAACTGTTCCAGCTGCTCGAATACAAGCCGCTCACGGCCAAGGTGTACGAGCGTCCGTTCCTGCTGGTGCCCCCTTGCATCAACAAGTTCTACATCCTCGATTTGCAGCCCGAGAACTCGCTCATCCGCTACGCGGTGGAGCAGGGCCACCGCACCTTCGTGGTGAGCTGGCGCAACCCCGATGCATCGCTGTCGCACAAGACGTGGGACGACTATGTGGAAGACGGCGCCATGGCGGCCGTGGACGTGGTGCAGAACATCACCGGAGCCGAGCAGATCAACGCGCTGGGCTTTTGCGTGGGCGGCACCATCCTGAGCAACGCGCTGGCCGTGTTTGCGGCCCGCGGCGACGAGCCCGTGGCCAGCGCCACCTTCCTCACCACCCTCATCGATTTCACCGACACGGGCATCCTCGACGTGTTCATCGACGAGGCGTTCGTGAAGTTCCGCGAGATGCAGATGGGCAGCGGCGGGCTGATGAAAGGCCAGGACCTGGCTTCCACCTTCAGCTTCCTGCGCCCCAACGACCTGGTGTGGAACTACGTGGTGGGCAACTACCTCAAGGGCGAAACACCACCCCCGTTCGACCTGCTGTACTGGAACAGTGACAGCACCAACCTGCCGGGCCCGTTCTATGCGTGGTACCTGCGCAACTTCTACCTCGAAAACAAGCTCGTGCAGCCCGGCGCGCTCACGGTGTGCGGCGAAAAGCTCGACCTCAACAACCTTGATCTGCCCGTGTACATCTACGGCTCGCGCGAGGACCACATCGTGCCCGCCACCGCCGCATACGCATCCACGCAGGTGCTCCCCGGCAAGAAGCGCTTCGTGATGGGCGCATCGGGCCACATTGCAGGCGTGATCAACCCGCCTGCCAAGGGCAAGCGCAGCCACTGGATCCGCGCCGACGGCAAGTTCCCCGGCACGCTCGACGAATGGCTGGCAGGAGCGACGGAGCATCCCGGCAGCTGGTGGACCGACTGGTCCAGCTGGCTCAAGGGCCACGCGGGCAAGCAGATCGCTGCGCCCAAGACCTACGGCAAAGGCACGAAATTCAAGGCCATCGAGCCGGCGCCCGGCAGCTACGTCAAGCAAAAGGCCTGA
- a CDS encoding acetyl-CoA C-acetyltransferase: MEDIVIVSAARTAVGKFGGALAKVPATELGAIVIREAIARAGLSDAQVGEVIMGQVLTAGVGQNPARQASMKAGVAKETPALTINAVCGSGLKAVMLAAQAVAWGDSEIVVAGGQENMSLAPHVLNGSRDGQRMGDWKMVDSMIVDGLWDVYNQYHMGITAENVAKQYGISRDMQDALALASQQKAAAAQDAGRFVDEIVNVSLPQKKGDPIIFNTDEYLNRKTNAEALAGLRPAFDKAGSVTAGNASGLNDGAAAVVVMTAKKAAALGLKPLARIAAFGTSGLDPATMGMGPVPASRKALERAGWNAADVDLFELNEAFAAQACAVNKELGIDPARVNVNGGAIAIGHPIGASGCRILVTLLHEMQRRDAKKGLAALCIGGGMGVSLALER; this comes from the coding sequence ATGGAAGACATCGTCATCGTTTCGGCCGCCCGTACCGCTGTGGGCAAATTCGGCGGCGCGCTCGCCAAGGTCCCGGCCACCGAACTGGGCGCTATCGTCATTCGCGAAGCCATCGCCCGCGCTGGCCTGTCGGACGCCCAGGTGGGCGAAGTCATCATGGGCCAGGTGCTGACCGCAGGCGTGGGCCAGAACCCCGCGCGCCAGGCCTCGATGAAAGCCGGTGTGGCCAAGGAAACCCCGGCCCTCACCATCAACGCCGTCTGCGGCTCGGGCCTGAAGGCCGTGATGCTGGCAGCCCAGGCCGTGGCCTGGGGCGACAGCGAAATCGTGGTGGCCGGTGGCCAGGAAAACATGAGCCTGGCCCCCCACGTGCTCAACGGTTCGCGCGACGGCCAGCGCATGGGCGACTGGAAGATGGTCGACTCCATGATCGTCGATGGCCTGTGGGACGTGTACAACCAGTACCACATGGGCATCACCGCCGAGAACGTGGCCAAGCAATACGGGATCAGCCGCGACATGCAGGATGCACTGGCCCTGGCCAGCCAGCAAAAGGCCGCTGCCGCGCAGGACGCAGGCCGCTTCGTCGACGAAATCGTGAATGTCTCGCTGCCGCAAAAGAAGGGCGACCCGATCATCTTCAACACCGACGAGTACCTCAACCGCAAGACCAACGCCGAAGCGCTGGCGGGCCTGCGCCCTGCCTTTGACAAGGCCGGCAGCGTGACGGCCGGCAATGCGTCGGGCCTGAACGACGGTGCAGCCGCTGTGGTGGTGATGACGGCCAAGAAGGCCGCAGCCCTGGGCCTCAAGCCCCTGGCACGCATTGCCGCTTTCGGCACCAGCGGCCTGGACCCTGCCACCATGGGCATGGGCCCCGTGCCGGCTTCGCGCAAGGCGCTGGAGCGTGCGGGCTGGAATGCGGCCGATGTCGACCTGTTCGAGCTGAACGAAGCCTTTGCCGCGCAGGCCTGCGCTGTGAACAAGGAGCTGGGTATCGACCCCGCCCGCGTCAATGTGAACGGCGGCGCCATTGCCATTGGCCACCCCATCGGAGCGTCTGGCTGCCGCATTCTGGTGACGCTGCTGCACGAAATGCAGCGCCGCGACGCGAAGAAGGGCCTGGCTGCACTGTGCATTGGCGGCGGCATGGGCGTGTCGCTGGCACTGGAGCGCTGA
- the phbB gene encoding acetoacetyl-CoA reductase, whose amino-acid sequence MSQKIAYVTGGMGGIGTAICQRLHKEGFKVIAGCGPTRDHAKWLGEQKALGYDFYASVGNVGDWDSTVEAFTKTKAEHGTIDVLVNNAGITRDRMFLKMSREDWDAVIETNLNSMFNVTKQVVADMVEKGWGRIINISSVNGEKGQAGQTNYSAAKAGMHGFSMALAQELATKGVTVNTVSPGYIGTDMVKAIRPDVLEKIVATVPVKRLGEPSEIASIIAWLASEEGGYATGADFSVNGGLHMG is encoded by the coding sequence ATGAGCCAAAAAATTGCATACGTCACGGGGGGGATGGGGGGCATCGGCACCGCTATCTGTCAGCGGCTCCACAAGGAAGGATTCAAGGTCATCGCAGGCTGCGGCCCCACGCGTGACCATGCCAAGTGGCTGGGCGAGCAAAAGGCCCTGGGCTATGATTTTTATGCGTCGGTCGGCAATGTTGGCGACTGGGATTCCACGGTCGAGGCCTTCACCAAGACCAAGGCCGAGCACGGCACCATTGACGTGCTGGTGAACAACGCCGGCATCACGCGCGACCGCATGTTCCTCAAGATGTCCCGCGAAGACTGGGACGCCGTGATCGAAACCAACCTCAACAGCATGTTCAACGTGACCAAGCAGGTCGTGGCAGACATGGTGGAAAAGGGCTGGGGCCGCATCATCAACATCAGCTCGGTCAACGGTGAAAAGGGCCAGGCAGGCCAGACCAACTACTCGGCAGCCAAGGCTGGCATGCACGGTTTTTCGATGGCCCTGGCGCAGGAGCTGGCCACCAAGGGCGTGACGGTGAACACCGTGAGCCCGGGTTATATCGGCACCGACATGGTCAAGGCCATCCGCCCTGACGTGCTGGAAAAGATCGTGGCCACCGTGCCCGTCAAGCGCCTGGGTGAACCCAGCGAAATCGCCTCCATCATCGCGTGGCTCGCATCGGAAGAGGGCGGCTACGCCACGGGCGCCGACTTCTCGGTCAACGGCGGTCTGCACATGGGCTGA